Sequence from the Gemmatimonadales bacterium genome:
CCGCGCGGCCACGTGGTCTTCCCGGCTGGTGTTGGTGGCCGTGATCGAGCCCTCGAACTCCGCGACCGTCGCCGCCAGGTCGTCCAGCAGAGTGATGTCCGTGAAAGTGGACCACCTGAGACGGCGTACGATGCCGTCATCGGTCCCCGAGGTTCATCTTTCTGAGCAGCGCCTGAAACCTCGGATGTGCACGGAGATTCCTGAACAGGAAGGACCCCTTGACCCCCCAGATGCCGCCTGCCCGCTCCTCGTACGCCCGCTCCAGCCAGTCCAGCGCCCGCTCCTGCTCCCCCAGACCCGTGTGCACGTACGCCATGTGGTAGGGCGAGACGTACCGCCGGCGCGACAACTCCTCGAGCTGCCGGAGA
This genomic interval carries:
- a CDS encoding tetratricopeptide repeat protein; its protein translation is VEVEPHLALGYLTLGWTYLLKGMPDEGLAAMRKAVSLSPENTLYLAQLGQAYAQVGRTGEAREVLRQLEELSRRRYVSPYHMAYVHTGLGEQERALDWLERAYEERAGGIWGVKGSFLFRNLRAHPRFQALLRKMNLGDR